DNA from Branchiostoma lanceolatum isolate klBraLanc5 chromosome 6, klBraLanc5.hap2, whole genome shotgun sequence:
GCCACACCATTCTATGTTCTTGGCTCTCAGATACAAAGTAAAGGGTTAGCAACAGGACATAATGAAAACTTCTACGGAAAATTCCTTGTCTTCTAAATtttaaggaaaattcaacaagTGTGAATTTAAGGCTTTCAAATGATAGGAGGCAATATTGCAACAAGTTAGATATGGTTAGTGAAATATTGCCTTTAAGTTTAATGCATACATTTCCCTCTCTTGTCCCATTTGCAGATAGCCTCCCGGTTTATGATAACTGGAGGAATGGTTGTACTGACGGTGTCAGTACTGATGATAGCACCCTCCCCTCTCCTGTCAGACTACCTCCACATACTACCAGTGTAGGTCTCTTACAAGTTATACGTAGTCTTCTGTACTGTCTGCTTGTATGAGTAACAAAAGCAGGCACTTATCACTTTGTTACACTAAATTGTAGTGTTGGATTCGCCTAACATATCTTATGTTTTAGCATCCTTGCAATTGGAAAAAGCAAAAGAAACAGGGCCCACTTTATTTGTTCAAGTGGTATTGTAGGTCATTGTACACAATATCTGGCACTTCTTTTTTAggaaatgaaatataaatgaGAAgttgtgttgatgttgttgcAGGAAGGAGTGGGTGACCATTGTGGGATGCGTGGTGATGTCCCTGGCTTGCGGTCCGGCCTTTTCATCCATCTTCAACGAGATGCTGTGGGCAGCTAGGTGGGTCCTGCTGGAATAGTTTAGTATCCTACAGGACCCCTATCTCACCGGACCAGCAACATGTTTGCACTCaaagaatttcattgataaaatacTAATCCttctacgctttgtgtgtttggctgtcttttTAATCATGCTTGTATGCTGTGCACAATGGGCTGGGGTTTTGTACGCatgagaaatttgcgcgtgcACGAAAATTTGcacgtgaaaaaataaagttcatgaaatgtgtcagaaaatgtgtactACAAAGTCCTAAGAAAAAGATTACcctatgatatgattttgcatctgtttccttCATTTTTGGTTTGAATAATGGTCCCTTtggaatactagtatataagctgactcccaagggatttaaaacctttttgggaGTTTTAAGCTTTAAAGTTGAAATAAGATGCAATGgaattctgtatctatatagccggtataactgccattaggcataacacaccagcttcgagtatcctattgttgcattctacagttcaaaaccttgttctttcaattttcaagtgatttttaagtgatttcaaatgttaagttttcacgtGCAAAAAAGTTTGTGCttgagaaaatatgaaattaagctagaatagaataaaataatagaatggagaaaagcctcaagtagttacattttacaatacaaagccttatataagtaagttaaCCATGGATGTATTTCTGAAAAATCTTCAATTTTCAAATGTTCAGGTTTCAAGCCTGAAAATGTCAACTATTCCGAAGAGACCTATTCCCAATAGACCTAGAAATCTAGAGTTTTGAAACACAAAATTCAGGTGACAGAAGGAAAATTGTATCACCGGATCACATTTTTCTGCCAAAGAATTTTGCactacacattttctgacatattttaagaaatttatttttcatgCGCATGCAAATTTTTACACGCAGAAAACCTGTCATAAAGACTGAGGACGGAGAAGAGGCAATGCTGTCTCTCGCCCCCTGTCCAGAAAGTGAAAACTTTAACTCGATCTTTAAGGTCCTCTAAAATGAggttacagggctcgaaatactgggtgcatgtgcacccagtgcacccaattttggagctgtgcacctaattttttactgtgggtgcactggtgcacccaaatattttcgtacggtttaatgtgtaaaggtatcactgcacactagtactagtagtagacagcatattcttgacatctaggtgtaagaaagtaataaaatctttgttgtagtacttgtttaagattttgatgttagaatttgagttaatttcgattttgaaagcttcaaaactgcgtgccgagatcggGTGCCAAAagtgcatgaagaggaacagtaaggtttgtcattaggttttgcttacaatagttacattctactttattttatgtggtgcacccaaaaattttttggtgcacccaattttttaggttgggtgcaccagtgcacctattcccgatactgaatttcgagccctgggttACATTATCTTCACACAAAGGCTGAGAAAAGGTTTGGAAAGATGGATGGGAATTTGCAATTTCTAATTAAACATATTTTGGATGATCCTCTGTGTTCTAAGTTTTGATTATCAATTTTTTCATTTGTTCAGTGATGCAGGCATAGAGGACAACTTTGCAACATATGGCATGGTGTCTGGACTTTACAATGCAGGATACTCCGTTGGGTGAGTAAATCAAAAGCCCTATGTGGAGCAGTTTTCTCCAGTTGATGATGAAGTGTTTCATTGATTCTGAATCTAAGTCCAAAATCATCAACAGATGTGACACGCCAGCCTCACATGTAGTATGATGTACATGCACGGGACAGCAGATGGCTATATTGCACCTTAACCATTCATAATATGACCAACTGCCTTGTAGATATGCACCAGGAACGGTACTAGGAAAATCATTAAATTTCATTGTTTATTCCACTTACTGTGAAGCCGTATACTtatgaaaaaattaaaagcaaCAAATATTGGAGTGTATCTTTTAACTAAATCTCAGTATCTAAAGCTCAACAGACATGCAGGAAATGTGGTAGTTCTTTGAATTTTTGTGAACGGTTTTcccacaaatacatgtagcaaatcaTTTCTTACCAatatgattttcagtgagtttgtAGGTCCAATAGCCAGCAGTGTCTTGGCGGAGAAGTTTGGGTTTCCCTGGGCAACAACAGTTTTTGGAGGGTTCACTCTGTTTTATGTGAGTCTCTCTTCTATACAttcttgtgtacatgtatcaataacTTTATTCTTTGGAAATTGTATGAGATACAAATGGATGACAATGTAGATAACTATCTATGTCACACAAAATTCTCCATTTGTAGAATGAATAGTAAAGGTAGTGAAATATAACAGTACATTGATATACCTGTCCACATGGCTActttacatttgtttgtttcagactATTGTGCTGGTTATATTTTACCTTtgggactacatgtacttcatgcaTTCAAAGAGGTATGACAACTAAGCAATATAGTTCTTAACAGTTGAATGCCATAGACagtttaaaagttttaaaagttgttGAATTGTGTTAGTCTTAGTGATGGTGATGGTTATGTCCTTTATTATGTCCTCTGGTACTACAAGATTTCAAAGAATAACTAAGGCAATATGCTAGTAGTTGTTAACATTTGAATGTCTAAGACATTGTTCTTAAAAAGTTGGTGAATTATGTTCAATCAATCTTTTTTAAAGaagttgattttgatttgagtcAGCATAATTTTTTGAGTGTCCacatcctttttttttggtttgaatatttcatagtGACCAAACTTAATTCTCACTGGACACTTATGAATGATACTATTTATAGGTGTTGTTCTCacttatatatataacgttatatatgtaaTAGCTCCATCCTATCGGTATTGTCATTACGCGAAATACATGGGAAAAATTTTCCATTCTAAATAGAAATTATGAAATTTTGTACGCTTCTTAAttatagtttattgcaagttcttgcccgtaggctaattgcaagtacatgtaacatgaaaggacggacagacaatatataacaatacagcatgtgacttttctagtctaaatactaacactaaattctatcttatttggctttgacttctttttccgagacagtgaaagacaaatgatcccactttttctataatgatttgaaaataagttcacaatatttttttcaggagGCACACAGCACTATCCACTGAAGAAGATAGAGAGTGTCTTCTTCTCGAAGAAGTTTGAACtgtgatttccaacacaaaattggacttacccatatTTTTGACTGCacagcaccagtctttgtcaaggagtgagcaatccgcCGCTGAGATGACGCCACATTTTTACGTGGCGCTACATTGGAGAAACCGAAAGGTCATCAAAGACCAGATTTAATGACCACCTCGGAAGTTTCAcaacacataacgttatatatagagtCGCCTGGACATTCAGTCTAACTGGATAACGTCAAAATCTTGGACACTGATCAGGACTTCTTTGCATGAGAAATCAAGGAgcccatttacatcagggccttacaaccatccctcaataaAGACGGGGCACTACAACTTTTCTGCAACTTATCATCCACTGCTCAcagagtcacgtgtcctatctgcataacgtgacgtcatctcagcgtTGGATTGCTCAtaccttgacaaagactggagctgtaagttcagaaaaatacacatattAATACTTATACTCCAACAAAGATAATTCATAAATCAAGAACCTCATTAGAAATAATATAGACAATAGATGATATTCTATCAATTCAGggaagatacatgtaagttatacTTGAATTAAAGAATGAACAAGAGTTCTCCATGAGCTATTCTGATTATGCATATGAGTTAcgtatttacataatctatgcttggtcatgtatagcctgtgtttacacaatctcttgctggcgaaggttaatgaccccctccccgagaaccatggCCCCTTCTGCTAGGagcgtgatttagtcaggctaggtcCTGTatacctttaactaacttacacaccTGGTAACAATGCTGACAGTCCAATCATGGCAcattaacagatatcaattatgcaaatgaattactaatttgcataataatgcaaagtgccataattcttctaagtggtaaatgtttggactgttaacattgtgaccTCAATTCTGTACTGACTGTTAGCATTGGAAGTCATTTACAtagtcaaaatatttcatggacatCTTGTTTCATTAGtgtttgaaaatattgttttatcaATTTGTAGTTCACTTTAAAACTTTACTGTGGAGGGCATATCTGCTATGTACAGAAACTATgagcttgttttcttttttaatattACTGTCAATTAATTCACAGTTCAAATATGTCATATGGTAGctccatacatttgtatatttctatATCAATATCCATatatttatttcttttgaaCCCTAGAATAGGAAATGCTGCTTTGAAGTTGCATAActattatgatgataatgatgatgatgatggcaatGGTCACCGTCAGACTACCCGTAGTTGCTATTCCTAAGATTTTACGTCACTCAAAGTTTTTAATTTAGTGAAGTTTTTATCCCACGAATTTTTACGATAATGGATGTGAACAAAATTTTATTGATTTAATGTTGCATGTACTAGTTATGTAACGTTGCTTAACTTTGTTTTGTAAAAAGGATATTTTCTGGGCTAAGCTTGTCTGTTTCAAAAGCAGATATCATactcaattacatgtacttgaaataagaaaaaatgcaTGGTGAATATATTAAATGTCACGAAATATTTTTGATGAGTCAAAAATTATGAAACATTATGTGGGCTTCgacctcgctagaaatctaCCTGTCGTTGagagttgcccccccccccccccccataacttGATTACAAATCTCATTCTGGCATTTGTCGTTcttaaaatatatcattttcataCTTATATAATAAGAGATAAAACCAAAGTGATGTAAAATGCAAGACAGTTACCCAAATACACGACAGAATCTTCAGGCAAGCGTAACAGCCAGGTAACAGCGTCAGTGTTGCGTCAGGCGCAGTTTTCGCATGGGCGCAGCCATGCTGGAATATGCCAGTAGAGAAAGGGGAGCGATGATTCACTTCCACAAGCTACAAATAGTAAGCTATACATGCAGATTGATTGAAAAACTAATTTTACTTTAGCCACGCCGATCCATTGTTAAATATGTAAGTAAATCTACTTTTTATGGGCGTGACATACTGTTAATATTGTAAAGCCAATGTCCCCTTCTCTATGCAATGTACTCGCCTAGGTTAAAGGTGATGGATTGCATAACATTGGTGTAACACAGTGCCCAGCACGGTCACGACCGAATGGACACTCACATAGGCACTTTCCTTCTGCCGTCAGACGCTTTATTTTGTGAGCTTGTCCTGTATGAAGGGATCGGGGAGATACTGAAGTGTCTCACGGGAGAAGAAACAGGCGGCGGACTTCATATCACCTGTGCGTACCGTTACAattatttgttacatgtattaccaaaTAGTACCGCTACATACTACGATACTAGAGGcgttgggaggggggcgtggttgtggagtagagtagagagaCTGCTACTAGAGTTTACGGTCTGACAGGTAGGACcttcttccagttttgatagCAGCCCAAACCCAGCATGGGTAATATCCAGCTTTTTGATTGGCTCACAGAGACCAGAGATGGCCATCAAAGGAATAGCTCAATCTGCAATAATTCTTCGGTTTCGGTTTGATTAATGAGAATGTTAAACCAGGCGAATACGTTTCAGGTCTAACGTTAAATTATGGCTctgttttaaaacctttttttacAGCAGTAACTAGAGTTAATGTTTCATACAAATATCATACTATTAAATATACGTTTCAACATGACTTAATTGACAATGATTTAAGTCAGGCGTAGGTACTTCTCTGCCATGTGCACCCAAACCATGGTTTCAAAGTTCAAGTTTAACTTATGTAACATATAACTTAATTCCTAAACTTACAGAGGGGAGCTAGGGGCCAATTCCTGGCCAAGAAACTTAGGCAGGAAGGCAATTGGATTCAAAGTGAATGGTTTAGGTGTTACATGGTTGTgatgtaaccagctgctaccacgTGCCtatgaagtactgtaaatgcagttaagtttgcatggtttttatttcgcgcttagATGAAACATGgggtgtttgtggtggttttatgtttgcggcagtgctatagtcacatactgctaatgtattggacaaaaatgttcgcagtggcgAAATCAGTACGTGGTGgtgaaacatttctgcatttacagactATCATATGTTAGTCTGAAGTTCTGTTGACCAAATTTGCTTAtcgaaatacattgtacatgttctaaAAGGTAATACACAGTATTCTATAAGCTATAGAGGCCCGCATATGTGTCACAGTTTCCTTTACACTTTGCATCATAGATTTGGGTTATTTTCTTTTAGTGCTTTTTCTAcaattctaatttgcataatcattcttttttttctctctcttacAGTTCAGGTTGAAAAAATCAAAAGGAATATCGTGATCGGCAATGGAAGAAGTAAAACattacaggagtggtcaacatAACACTAAGGGCAGTCCAGCTTCTGTGGACAGAACTTCAGTTCTTTCTTGCTCTCTTGACAACCCAGTGGCTGATGTGCAAATAGATGAAGAAAGTATCAATTGCAACAACTCTGAAGTTGTTACAAAGGAGGAAGACCAGGAAGGCTCCCAATGCTTTTGTTGTCCAAAGGGATCAAGAACTCAAATATTGACATTTATTTGTATCGGTTTAGTCAACTTTGCAGGGTTTTGCTGTTATTCTATCATCTCCCCCTTTTTCCCAAAAGAGGTAAGTAGGGTTTAACTTTTatctctttgttgttgtttttttatttattttttgtattGCACAACTGATAAGAACACACCAGTTTGTTATATTACATTGCAAAACCTGTCAGACCTAATCTTTGCAAATCTAACTTAAAGTGTACTTTATTTTTCAAGCTATCTAGTAAGAATTGGTAACATGTCGTTACAATCTATGACATTCATAGGAAAAAACAGTACAATAAGAATATATTTCTTGACACTGTGTAGGCTCTCCAAAGAGGAGCCTCCCAAACGACTGTGGGACTTATTTTTGGCTGCTTTGCTGTAGTCAGCTTTTTTGCCTCGCCGGTCTTTGGAAAATATGTGAGTACACCATGCATAtgtcatacattttttttgcactGTGGTAGGAGAAATGACAATCAATCAGTACAATGATGATTTGACTTATTATCGTAATTTTGATGTAAACATCTATATATGTGGAACCTATAGTTAGATGGTATTCTGTGATATTAGAAAAAGTACATAATTTTTCGTAGCAAAATGTCCTACAGTGAGTGCCACTCAATTCTTACTCAGTTGTTCTTCCACCCACTAGATCACAACTATTGGGTCCAGGTTCATGTTAGTAgctggtgtgtgtgtggctggGTGCTGCTCCATGATGTTTGGGTGAGTTTGGGTTAGGTCACACCAAACGCttctttctttatcattatgtcATTCAACTTTCAAGTAGTGTGTTCTTTTCACTAGATATGTTGCCTCGCATGTATGTTACCTGAATGttaatatttttctttgataattgTCACTACATCTGAACATGTATTTGAATACCTCTTCTTGAACCTTACTTATTTTTTGTACCCCTGCAGGTTTTTAGGGTACATGGAAGGAACTACTTTTGTAGTTTTCTGTTTCCTGATCAGAACAATGGAGGCTTTGGGAGTATCAGCATATTTCACAGCAGGGACAGCCATCCTGACTCATGCCTTCCCTACTAATGTGGCTAAAGTCATGGTACATCATTGTCCATTTGTCTTAAAGTGTACAAGTAGACTTGAGAGTTGACAAAAAGTGAGGAATGACAGgtgaaaaatgaataatatGAAAACTGTGGATTTCAAGGAAAGGAAATCAATATTgaagtaaagtttattgcaagttcttgcccgtaagCTCAttgcaagtacaatgtacatgtaacatgaaaggacggacagacaatgggtaacaatatagcatgtgactattctagtctaaataataactctaaattctatcttatttgggtttgacttctttttccgagacagcgGAAGACtaaaatttggatggaatttggtggcctttctttcttgatcgtagaaggggcaacttgaaataaaatgtgtttcgtcttccaccgtgtaaTATTCAATATTCCTACCTCTTTCCATTATCCTATTTTGAGTGTGGGAACTGAACTTTCAGTCCTCAACTAGCACTTGCAAAATAAACATGGACAGAGCTAattgtataatacatgtatctttctatctttccCTTACAGGGCACCCTTGAAGTGTTCACAGGACTTGGTTTGATGGCAGGACCACCCATTGGGGGACTGTTATATGGCGTGAGTTTTCAAAATTGACATCATACCAAGTATCATAGtttgatactgtacatatagTATCCTCGTTCATGTTACACTAATGCTGTATATATATAAGAGTTTCAAATACACACTTGAAGTACTAAACAATGTCTAATAATGTTCTTTGTGGTCACTTTGATGTAAAATCATTATCACTGAATACGactgcaatttttttccaaccACTGAAGGTTGGAGGGTTCAAGATGCCGTTCCTGGTAGTTGGAGGAATGATGCTGTGCTGTGGGGGAGTTGTGTGGATCTTGGTGCCTCGGCAAGATGGTATGATTACAATGTTATAGTATGAGGATATATATTTATAAGATCAAGTCTGTTTTGGGTAACTGAAGAGTTTGATACTTAGATTGAAATGCTAAAGTTGGAAGATTGTATATTAGGGATGATGCTCTGATATTAAAGTGTCTATTGCAACAAAGAACTGCATGTATGTTACATAGAAGTATGTCAGATTGTCTGACTATCCATAATCTTATGAAATGtgtaatatatgtaacgttatagggGAAACTGAATTGTAAAGTAAATTTCCATACTTGAAAAGCTGTTTGCTCAACCAAGTCGATTTCTGACCTGTATCTTCCCCCACTTGTTTGTGTAgatgagaaagaagaaaagaagacgaCATCTTTGCTGTCCTTCCTCAGGATTCCAACAATGGCACTTACTTGTAAGGAGGAACAGTGTTTTCATCAACTGTTGTTTTGTCATATACAGCATGTAGTAATTGTGATATGATCACCTACATACACATTGTCTTACTGGTACTTTTTCTATATCACCTTGCACATTTGTATAtggtaacatacatgtgtatgtatcacTGTGTACATGCAGGTTTCCTGTGATTATTATAGCTTTATTATAACAGTTATATCAATGTTTGAATTGATGTAAGTCAAAATGGCATGTTTTTATGCTCCATCTGTGCATTATCAGTTGTATGGAAACATTACATACTTACAAAGTTATAAAACATTGTGTGTGAAGTATCAGCATGGTCCTTTCTACTTAACAACCTGCCTATAGTCTCGCTCTGCAGCacaacaatggagcatttgatttgattttttctttcagaaGCTGAAACTGTAGTACTGTATGTTATGGTGGTTTCCCAAACCATGTTTATTTAACAGTTCCATGTTCCActtttgtttgtacatgtaggtggtctAACAGTGGTGATGTCATGTAGCCTGTCGTTCCTTGACCCCGTCTTACAGCCTTACCTGTCAGACCAGGTAAGCATGTCATattgttctacatgtacacaagaaGCTTTACCTATTCCAAAATAAAGGGTGGGCTTCTGGAATTTCTTCAAATTTGCTCTGAATTGGTCAGATGGTAATTATCACTGCCATATGCAGCATGCAACATACCAAATTTTGTGTTGGTGGCTGTGTCACGCCTAAACTATTGTTTGatgtttattggtttggctgttcaggacacacagccagggcttccCAACAAGCCTgtagctattacaaagggctagccctgctgacaaagacaagacatt
Protein-coding regions in this window:
- the LOC136436683 gene encoding MFS-type transporter SLC18B1-like — protein: MEEVKHYRSGQHNTKGSPASVDRTSVLSCSLDNPVADVQIDEESINCNNSEVVTKEEDQEGSQCFCCPKGSRTQILTFICIGLVNFAGFCCYSIISPFFPKEALQRGASQTTVGLIFGCFAVVSFFASPVFGKYITTIGSRFMLVAGVCVAGCCSMMFGFLGYMEGTTFVVFCFLIRTMEALGVSAYFTAGTAILTHAFPTNVAKVMGTLEVFTGLGLMAGPPIGGLLYGVGGFKMPFLVVGGMMLCCGGVVWILVPRQDDEKEEKKTTSLLSFLRIPTMALTCGLTVVMSCSLSFLDPVLQPYLSDQFKLSPTEVGLVFLLWSGVYTITAPAWGFVADIKKATRFMITGGMVVLTVSVLMIAPSPLLSDYLHILPVKEWVTIVGCVVMSLGLGPAFSSIFNEMLWAASDAGIEDNFATYGMVSGLFNAGFSVGEFVGPTASSALVEKFGFPWATTVFGGFTLFYTVVLVIFYLWDYFGHSKRRHTGPSTEEERQRLLV